One Azoarcus sp. DN11 DNA segment encodes these proteins:
- a CDS encoding porin: MQKKLIALAVAGLASAPVFAQTNVTVYGVVDTTLESVQAKGGADFIDVNGDFGVRGARVDGRLREIERRARVTSNSSLIGFRGTEDLGNGLKALFQVESGFNADGSGTSTLATRDTFVGLNGGFGTVQLGKLTTFMRTAGAKVDFNPAATGIGFQAATYGTIAGIKTGIDERINNAVMYTTPSFSGFAAQLAYSAGENKKSESQNRGESVNSNAYQLAAAYENGPLYVSAGYGYAKDPSASSAPNVGPFATNAVGLANVNGLHDKVKTGRIAAKYSFPTNTTISALWDRSKYEAQTGTGLASPALRNINLDAKRNAWMVGAEQKFAGNQAAYLQYARSQKIKGNDCDVTGCTRLDDGKTQFSQWTLGYTYSLSKRTMVKAYYTRINNQRDSAADFYLSGIGSNGLVSADQDPTGFGLGLRHTF, translated from the coding sequence ATGCAAAAGAAACTGATCGCCCTGGCCGTCGCTGGCCTGGCGTCCGCTCCGGTTTTCGCGCAGACCAACGTCACCGTTTACGGCGTGGTCGACACGACCCTGGAGTCCGTGCAGGCGAAGGGCGGCGCGGACTTCATCGACGTTAACGGCGATTTTGGCGTTCGTGGCGCTCGGGTCGATGGCAGGCTTCGTGAAATCGAGCGTCGCGCCCGCGTCACCTCGAACAGCTCGCTGATCGGCTTCCGCGGCACTGAAGACCTCGGCAACGGCCTGAAGGCCCTGTTCCAGGTCGAAAGCGGCTTCAACGCCGACGGTTCGGGCACCAGCACCCTGGCAACCCGCGACACCTTCGTCGGCCTGAACGGCGGCTTCGGTACCGTCCAGCTCGGCAAGCTGACCACCTTCATGCGTACCGCTGGCGCCAAGGTCGACTTCAACCCGGCTGCGACCGGCATCGGCTTCCAGGCTGCCACCTACGGCACGATCGCCGGCATCAAGACCGGCATCGACGAGCGCATCAACAATGCCGTGATGTACACGACGCCGAGCTTTAGCGGCTTCGCCGCCCAGTTGGCCTATTCGGCCGGTGAGAACAAGAAGTCGGAGTCCCAGAACCGCGGTGAGAGCGTCAACTCGAACGCCTACCAGCTCGCTGCGGCCTACGAGAACGGCCCGCTGTACGTGTCGGCTGGCTATGGCTACGCAAAGGATCCGTCCGCTTCGAGCGCGCCGAACGTCGGCCCGTTCGCAACAAACGCCGTCGGTCTTGCTAACGTCAACGGCCTCCACGACAAGGTGAAGACCGGCCGTATCGCCGCCAAGTACTCGTTCCCGACCAACACGACGATTTCGGCCCTGTGGGACCGCTCGAAGTACGAGGCTCAAACTGGTACGGGGCTTGCCTCTCCCGCGCTTCGTAACATTAACCTCGACGCCAAGCGCAACGCATGGATGGTCGGTGCCGAGCAGAAGTTCGCCGGCAATCAGGCCGCCTATCTGCAATACGCGCGTTCGCAGAAGATCAAGGGTAATGATTGCGATGTCACTGGCTGCACCAGGCTCGACGATGGAAAAACCCAGTTCTCGCAATGGACCCTCGGCTATACCTACAGCCTGAGCAAGCGCACGATGGTCAAGGCGTACTACACCCGTATCAACAACCAGCGCGACTCGGCCGCCGACTTCTACCTGAGCGGTATCGGCTCCAACGGTCTCGTTAGCGCCGACCAGGATCCGACCGGCTTCGGTCTGGGCCTGCGTCACACCTTCTAA
- a CDS encoding SURF1 family protein gives MSLRRNARPHPVPLLAGIALALLTLQLGNWQTRRAAEKAALQAAYRVAAERPAQPPGSKPPVEWQKLELRGEWLPGRSILIDNRVHQGHAGYHVVTPLQIAGQGGVVLVNRGWTAAAPDRTQLPRVDNPPGAIVVTGRVRHPDAKPFLLGADTSSGPVRQTLDLPRYRAETHLPVADFYVQQTSPAADGLIRDWPEPDAGIDRHRGYALQWYALSALATALTLWYLWNAFRSPRHDQRKPV, from the coding sequence ATGAGCCTGCGCCGCAACGCCCGCCCGCATCCCGTGCCGCTGCTCGCCGGCATCGCGCTCGCGCTGCTCACGCTGCAACTGGGCAACTGGCAGACGCGCCGCGCAGCGGAAAAGGCTGCACTGCAGGCGGCATACCGCGTCGCGGCCGAACGCCCCGCGCAGCCCCCCGGTTCGAAGCCCCCGGTCGAGTGGCAGAAGCTCGAACTCCGCGGCGAATGGCTCCCCGGGCGCAGCATCCTGATCGACAACCGCGTGCACCAGGGCCACGCCGGCTATCACGTCGTCACGCCGCTGCAGATCGCAGGGCAGGGGGGCGTCGTGCTCGTCAATCGCGGCTGGACGGCGGCCGCGCCCGACCGGACGCAACTCCCCCGGGTCGACAATCCGCCCGGCGCGATCGTCGTCACCGGCCGCGTGCGTCATCCCGACGCCAAACCCTTCCTGCTCGGGGCCGACACGTCCTCGGGCCCCGTCCGGCAGACCCTCGATCTCCCTCGCTACCGCGCCGAAACGCATCTGCCGGTCGCCGACTTCTACGTGCAGCAGACCAGCCCCGCCGCCGACGGCCTGATCCGCGACTGGCCCGAGCCCGACGCCGGCATCGACCGTCACCGCGGCTACGCCCTGCAGTGGTACGCCCTCTCGGCGCTCGCGACCGCACTCACCTTGTGGTACCTGTGGAACGCTTTCCGGAGCCCTCGGCATGACCAGCGCAAGCCTGTCTGA
- a CDS encoding SCO family protein encodes MLRALIVAATLAVATLAACSSPNSTTAFRATDITGADYGKGLALSDHHGTPRTLADFRGKVVTLFFGYTQCPDVCPTNLATMAEAMRQLGPDAARVQVLFVTVDPERDTQQLLAQYVPVFDPHFLGLRGDAAQTAAVAKEFRVFYQKSGDTSGNNYTVDHSTGTYVFDPTGRARLYVKHGETAENIVADLRTLLAGK; translated from the coding sequence ATGCTCCGCGCCCTGATCGTCGCCGCAACCCTTGCAGTTGCCACCCTCGCTGCCTGCTCCAGCCCCAACTCCACCACGGCTTTCCGCGCCACCGACATCACCGGCGCCGACTACGGCAAGGGGCTCGCGCTGTCCGACCACCACGGCACGCCGCGCACGCTCGCCGACTTCCGCGGCAAGGTCGTCACGCTGTTCTTCGGCTACACGCAGTGCCCCGACGTGTGCCCGACCAACCTCGCGACCATGGCCGAAGCCATGCGCCAGCTCGGTCCCGACGCGGCGCGCGTGCAGGTCCTCTTCGTCACCGTCGACCCCGAGCGCGACACGCAGCAGCTCCTGGCCCAGTACGTCCCGGTATTCGACCCGCACTTTCTCGGCCTGCGCGGCGACGCGGCGCAGACGGCCGCAGTCGCGAAGGAATTCCGTGTCTTCTACCAGAAGAGCGGCGACACCTCGGGCAACAACTACACCGTCGACCACTCCACCGGCACCTACGTCTTCGACCCGACCGGCCGTGCGCGCCTTTACGTGAAGCACGGCGAGACCGCCGAGAACATCGTCGCCGACCTCCGCACCCTGCTCGCCGGCAAATGA
- the ctaD gene encoding cytochrome c oxidase subunit I yields MAAVMSDHAHGVHHGPTGLMRWITTTNHKDIGTMYLVFSFIMFLSGGVLALTIRAELFQPGLQIVRPEFFNQLTTMHGLVMVFGAVMPAFVGFANWQIPLMIGASDMAFARMNNWSFWLLPPAAILLIGSFFVPGGATAAGWTLYAPLSVQMGMGMDMAIFALHIMGLSSIMGAINIVVTVLNMRAPGMTMMKMPLFCWTWLITAYLLIAVMPVLAGAVTMVLADRHFGTSFFSAAGGGDPVMYQHVFWFFGHPEVYIMILPAFGIISQIIPTFSRKPLFGYASMVYATASIAILSFSVWAHHMFTTGMPAAGQLFFMYATMLIAVPTGVKVFNWVATMWRGSLTFEPPMLFAVGFIFVFTMGGFTGLICAIAPIDIQVQDTYYVVAHFHYVLVAGSLFALFAGAYYWLPKWTGHMPDERIGKLHFWCSMIFFNVTFFPMHFLGLAGMPRRVPDYALQFADFNMVASIGAFGFGLSQLIFLYAVVKCVRGGEKAAARAWEGAEGLEWTLPSPVPHHTFEEAPVVR; encoded by the coding sequence ATGGCGGCAGTCATGTCCGATCACGCGCACGGCGTCCATCACGGCCCCACCGGCCTGATGCGCTGGATCACGACGACCAACCACAAGGACATCGGCACGATGTACCTCGTGTTCAGCTTCATCATGTTCCTCTCCGGGGGCGTGCTGGCGCTGACGATCCGCGCGGAGCTCTTCCAGCCGGGCCTGCAGATCGTGCGGCCCGAGTTCTTCAACCAGCTCACCACCATGCACGGCCTCGTGATGGTGTTCGGCGCGGTCATGCCGGCCTTCGTCGGCTTCGCGAACTGGCAGATCCCGCTGATGATCGGCGCCAGCGACATGGCCTTCGCGCGCATGAACAACTGGAGCTTCTGGCTGCTGCCGCCGGCCGCGATCCTGCTGATCGGTTCCTTCTTCGTCCCCGGCGGCGCCACCGCGGCGGGCTGGACGCTCTACGCGCCGCTCTCGGTGCAGATGGGCATGGGCATGGACATGGCGATCTTCGCGCTCCACATCATGGGCCTGAGTTCCATCATGGGCGCGATCAACATCGTCGTCACCGTCCTCAACATGCGCGCGCCGGGCATGACGATGATGAAGATGCCGCTCTTCTGCTGGACCTGGCTCATCACCGCCTACCTGCTGATCGCCGTGATGCCCGTGCTCGCCGGCGCGGTCACGATGGTGCTGGCCGACCGCCACTTCGGCACCAGCTTCTTCAGCGCCGCAGGTGGCGGCGATCCGGTGATGTACCAGCACGTCTTCTGGTTCTTCGGCCACCCGGAGGTCTACATCATGATCCTCCCGGCCTTCGGCATCATCAGCCAGATCATCCCCACCTTTTCGCGCAAGCCGCTCTTCGGCTATGCGTCGATGGTGTACGCGACCGCCTCGATCGCGATCCTCTCCTTCAGCGTGTGGGCCCACCACATGTTCACGACCGGCATGCCCGCCGCCGGCCAGCTCTTCTTCATGTACGCGACGATGCTGATCGCCGTGCCCACCGGCGTGAAGGTCTTCAACTGGGTCGCAACGATGTGGCGCGGCTCGCTCACCTTCGAGCCGCCGATGCTCTTCGCGGTCGGCTTCATCTTCGTGTTCACGATGGGCGGCTTCACCGGCCTCATCTGCGCCATCGCCCCGATCGACATCCAGGTGCAGGACACCTACTACGTCGTCGCCCACTTCCACTACGTGCTCGTCGCCGGTAGCCTCTTCGCGCTCTTCGCCGGCGCCTACTACTGGCTGCCCAAATGGACCGGCCACATGCCCGACGAGCGCATCGGCAAGCTGCACTTCTGGTGTTCGATGATCTTCTTCAACGTCACCTTCTTCCCGATGCACTTCCTTGGCCTCGCCGGCATGCCGCGGCGTGTTCCCGACTACGCGCTGCAGTTTGCCGACTTCAACATGGTGGCCTCGATCGGCGCCTTCGGCTTCGGGCTGTCGCAGCTCATCTTCCTCTACGCCGTCGTGAAATGCGTGCGCGGCGGCGAGAAGGCGGCGGCGCGCGCATGGGAGGGCGCCGAGGGGCTGGAATGGACGCTCCCGTCACCCGTCCCGCACCACACGTTCGAAGAAGCGCCGGTGGTGAGATGA
- the rpoH gene encoding RNA polymerase sigma factor RpoH has protein sequence MSQALSFPVPSAAGSIDQYIQSVNRIPLLTEREEMELATRLRDEGDLEAARRLVMSHLRLVVAIARGYLGYGLPHADLIQEGNIGLMKAVKRFDPARGVRLVSFAIHWIKAEIHEYVLKNWRLVKVATTKAQRKLFFNLRSLKQDSTTLSGDEIHAVAAQLGVKPEEVIEMETRLSGRDIPLEGDSDDDDERFAPIAYLPDPHAEPSQVLERAELAHLHEVGLHEALASLDERSRNIVQRRWLAEGDSATLHELAAEYGVSAERIRQIEAKALQKLRGLLTV, from the coding sequence ATGAGCCAAGCCCTGTCGTTCCCCGTACCGTCTGCCGCCGGCAGCATCGATCAGTACATCCAGTCGGTGAATCGCATTCCGCTGCTCACCGAACGCGAGGAGATGGAACTGGCGACCAGGTTGCGCGACGAGGGCGACCTGGAGGCGGCGCGCCGGCTGGTGATGTCGCACCTGCGCCTGGTGGTGGCGATCGCGCGCGGCTATCTCGGCTACGGGCTGCCGCATGCGGACCTGATCCAGGAAGGCAACATCGGGCTGATGAAGGCGGTGAAGCGCTTCGATCCGGCGCGCGGCGTGCGGCTGGTATCGTTCGCGATCCACTGGATCAAGGCCGAGATCCACGAATACGTGCTGAAGAACTGGCGGCTGGTGAAGGTCGCAACGACGAAGGCGCAGCGCAAGCTGTTCTTCAACCTGCGCAGCCTGAAGCAGGATTCGACGACCTTGAGCGGCGACGAGATCCACGCGGTGGCGGCACAACTGGGTGTGAAGCCCGAGGAAGTCATCGAGATGGAGACGCGCCTGAGCGGGCGCGACATCCCGCTCGAGGGCGACAGCGACGACGATGACGAGCGCTTCGCGCCGATCGCCTACCTGCCCGACCCGCACGCGGAGCCGTCGCAGGTGCTGGAGCGCGCCGAGCTCGCACACCTGCACGAGGTCGGCCTGCACGAGGCGCTCGCGAGCCTGGACGAGCGCAGCCGCAACATCGTGCAGCGGCGCTGGCTGGCGGAAGGCGACAGCGCGACGCTGCATGAACTGGCGGCAGAGTATGGCGTCTCGGCGGAGCGCATCCGCCAGATCGAGGCGAAGGCGCTGCAGAAGCTGCGCGGGCTGCTCACGGTCTGA
- a CDS encoding cytochrome c oxidase subunit 3, producing the protein MTQTFEKYFVPEPSKYPIFGSVALLLFTGGATMWLNGIKAGPWVFFLGIAVLVFMLFGWFGQVVHESEGGKYGHRVDRSFRWSMGWFIFSEVMFFAAFFGALFYARVLAVPWLSTGDTVQLLWQGFVGGWPTAGPGKSSPFTPMTAWGIPALNTLILLSSGGTLTWAHHGLRHDKRGQLKLGLLVTILLGLLFLGLQIYEYGHAYAELNLRLDTGIYGSTFYFLTGFHGMHVTVGAIMLTVMLGRAIAGHFTPDSHFGFEAATWYWHFVDVVWLLLFLVVYLL; encoded by the coding sequence ATGACGCAAACCTTCGAAAAATACTTCGTGCCCGAGCCCTCGAAGTACCCGATCTTCGGCTCGGTCGCGCTGCTCCTCTTCACCGGCGGCGCCACCATGTGGCTCAACGGCATCAAGGCCGGGCCGTGGGTCTTCTTCCTCGGCATCGCCGTGCTCGTCTTCATGCTGTTCGGCTGGTTCGGCCAGGTCGTGCACGAATCCGAAGGCGGCAAGTACGGCCACCGCGTCGACCGCTCCTTCCGCTGGTCGATGGGCTGGTTCATCTTCTCCGAAGTCATGTTCTTCGCCGCCTTCTTCGGCGCGCTGTTCTACGCCCGCGTGCTCGCCGTGCCCTGGCTCTCGACCGGCGACACGGTGCAGCTCCTGTGGCAGGGCTTCGTCGGCGGCTGGCCCACCGCCGGACCGGGCAAATCCAGCCCCTTCACGCCGATGACCGCCTGGGGCATCCCCGCGCTCAACACACTGATCCTCCTGAGTTCCGGCGGGACCCTCACGTGGGCGCACCACGGGCTGCGCCACGACAAGCGCGGCCAACTCAAGCTCGGCCTGCTTGTCACCATCCTGCTGGGCCTGCTCTTCCTCGGCCTGCAGATCTACGAATACGGCCACGCCTATGCCGAGTTGAACCTGCGCCTCGACACCGGCATCTACGGCTCCACCTTCTATTTCCTCACCGGTTTCCACGGCATGCACGTCACGGTCGGCGCGATCATGCTCACGGTGATGCTCGGCCGCGCGATCGCCGGCCATTTTACGCCGGACAGCCACTTCGGCTTCGAAGCGGCCACGTGGTACTGGCACTTCGTCGACGTCGTGTGGCTGCTGCTCTTCCTCGTCGTCTACCTGTTGTAA
- a CDS encoding cytochrome c oxidase assembly protein — protein MTTQVRVAAENRRLLVRLAVAAVVMFGFGFLLVPFYQKICEVTGINNLVQPDTVANTQVDLARSITIQFDANTHDLPWQFRPLQTQISVHPGELATVAYEVTNTRGEPVTGQAVPSYGPQLAGQYFRKLECFCFAKQTLAAGETRTMPVVFVVDPGLPADVRVITLSYTFFEVAARRIAGDDAGSNS, from the coding sequence ATGACCACGCAAGTCCGCGTCGCTGCCGAAAACCGCCGCCTCCTCGTGCGCCTCGCCGTCGCCGCCGTGGTCATGTTCGGCTTCGGCTTCCTGCTCGTGCCTTTCTACCAGAAGATCTGCGAAGTCACGGGCATCAACAACCTCGTCCAGCCCGATACCGTCGCCAACACCCAGGTCGACCTCGCGCGCTCCATCACCATCCAGTTCGACGCCAACACCCACGATCTGCCGTGGCAATTCCGCCCGCTGCAAACCCAGATCAGCGTCCACCCCGGCGAACTCGCCACCGTCGCCTACGAAGTCACCAACACCCGCGGCGAACCCGTCACCGGCCAGGCCGTCCCCAGCTACGGTCCGCAGCTGGCCGGGCAATACTTCCGCAAGCTCGAATGCTTCTGCTTCGCCAAGCAGACGCTCGCCGCCGGCGAAACGCGCACCATGCCCGTCGTCTTCGTCGTCGATCCTGGCCTGCCCGCGGACGTCCGGGTCATCACGCTCTCCTACACCTTCTTCGAAGTCGCTGCGCGCCGCATCGCCGGCGACGACGCGGGAAGCAATTCGTGA
- a CDS encoding cytochrome oxidase small assembly protein produces MTPSSDDPARRAANRRTALLLAAVALAFFIAALFSFKGPAP; encoded by the coding sequence ATGACCCCCAGCAGCGACGACCCCGCCCGCCGCGCCGCCAACCGCCGCACCGCGCTGCTGCTGGCGGCCGTCGCGCTCGCGTTCTTTATCGCCGCCCTGTTCAGCTTCAAGGGGCCCGCTCCATGA
- the coxB gene encoding cytochrome c oxidase subunit II has product MSLAGRHAVAVFVALASPALAQSRFNLQSPVTGIAEQIYNMHTLMLLICLFIFVIVFGVMFWAVIHHRKSKGAVAANFHENTAVEIAWTIIPILILVGMAWPATRTVLEMKDTRDPDITIKATGYQWKWGYDYLQGEGQGIRFVSNLSTPHEQIDGKAAKGAHYLVEVDNPVVVPVGKKIRMLTTASDVIHSWWLPAFGVKQDAIPGFIRDAWFRADKEGVYRGNCAELCGKDHGFMPIEVHVVSQEAYSQWVADRQAAMAAAASAGAREWSLAELVEQGAKVFAANCVACHQADGKGLPPAFPPLDGSKVVLGEAAAQIAVELNGRPGTPMAAFGKQLSDVDIAAVITYTRNSWSNKTGEAIQPSQIAAARGK; this is encoded by the coding sequence ATGAGTCTTGCCGGTCGTCATGCAGTAGCCGTATTCGTCGCGCTCGCGTCGCCGGCCCTGGCTCAGAGCCGTTTCAACCTCCAGTCCCCCGTCACCGGCATCGCCGAGCAGATCTACAACATGCATACGCTGATGTTGCTGATCTGTCTTTTCATCTTCGTGATCGTGTTCGGCGTGATGTTCTGGGCGGTGATCCATCACCGCAAGTCGAAAGGCGCCGTTGCCGCCAACTTCCACGAGAACACCGCGGTCGAGATTGCCTGGACGATCATCCCGATCCTCATCCTGGTCGGCATGGCGTGGCCGGCGACCAGAACGGTGCTGGAGATGAAGGACACGCGCGACCCGGACATCACGATCAAGGCCACCGGCTACCAGTGGAAGTGGGGCTACGATTACCTGCAGGGCGAAGGGCAGGGCATCCGCTTCGTGTCCAACCTGTCGACGCCGCACGAGCAGATCGACGGCAAGGCCGCCAAGGGCGCGCACTACCTGGTCGAAGTGGACAATCCCGTCGTCGTGCCGGTCGGCAAGAAGATCCGCATGCTCACGACCGCGTCCGACGTGATCCATTCCTGGTGGCTGCCGGCGTTCGGCGTCAAGCAGGACGCCATCCCCGGTTTCATCCGCGACGCCTGGTTCCGCGCCGACAAGGAGGGCGTCTACCGCGGCAACTGTGCCGAACTGTGCGGCAAGGACCACGGCTTCATGCCCATCGAGGTGCATGTCGTGTCGCAGGAAGCCTACAGCCAGTGGGTCGCCGACCGACAGGCCGCAATGGCCGCCGCGGCGAGTGCCGGCGCGCGCGAATGGTCGCTCGCGGAACTCGTCGAGCAGGGCGCCAAGGTCTTCGCCGCGAACTGTGTCGCCTGTCACCAGGCCGACGGCAAGGGCCTGCCGCCCGCCTTCCCGCCGCTCGACGGCTCGAAGGTCGTGCTCGGCGAGGCTGCGGCGCAGATCGCGGTCGAGCTCAACGGGCGCCCGGGCACGCCGATGGCGGCCTTCGGCAAGCAGCTGTCCGACGTGGACATCGCGGCCGTCATCACCTACACCCGCAACAGCTGGAGCAACAAGACCGGCGAAGCCATCCAGCCGTCGCAGATCGCGGCAGCGCGAGGCAAGTGA
- a CDS encoding DUF2970 domain-containing protein: MPDRDPHAPSRNESATRPRAGFLATLRAVLWSFVGIRRRHDYESDVHSLDPRAVIAAGLLAGLVFVLTIIAVVRLVIGSSG; this comes from the coding sequence ATGCCGGACCGCGACCCGCACGCCCCTTCCCGCAACGAGTCCGCCACGCGGCCGCGTGCCGGCTTCCTCGCGACGCTGCGTGCCGTGCTGTGGTCCTTCGTCGGCATACGGCGGCGCCACGACTACGAGAGCGATGTCCATTCGCTCGACCCGCGCGCAGTCATCGCCGCCGGCCTGCTTGCGGGGCTCGTGTTCGTGCTGACCATCATCGCCGTTGTGCGCCTGGTGATCGGTTCATCGGGGTAG
- a CDS encoding COX15/CtaA family protein translates to MTAYRRLILLALALTTLVVVFGAYVRLSDAGLGCPDWPGCYGQVSPHHAADEIRDTHAADPQGPVSLPKAWKEMIHRYLAASLGLLIVAIAALAWRQRSAAGASPRIAAALVAVVIVQGLLGKWTVTLLLKPAIVTAHLLGGLTTLALLAWLALRVHAQPRVDVSRRLAGLARAAFVLLALQIVLGGWTSTNYAALACTDFPTCQGSFQPVADYANAFHVVRELGMTADGEALPLAALTAIHWSHRIGALLAGTALLALGCALLRRPATRRFGVVLLAALAAQLALGIANVTSSLPLPLAVAHNAGAAALVMVMVWINHGLRGTRLPAPAAQRRAGHAGRENSYA, encoded by the coding sequence ATGACCGCCTACCGCCGCCTGATTCTCCTCGCACTCGCGCTCACGACCCTCGTCGTGGTCTTCGGCGCCTACGTCCGCCTCTCCGACGCCGGCCTCGGCTGCCCCGACTGGCCGGGCTGCTACGGCCAGGTGAGCCCGCACCACGCCGCCGACGAGATCCGCGACACCCATGCCGCCGACCCGCAGGGGCCGGTCAGCCTGCCGAAGGCGTGGAAGGAAATGATCCACCGCTACCTCGCCGCGAGCCTCGGCCTGCTCATTGTCGCCATCGCCGCCCTCGCGTGGCGCCAGCGCAGCGCGGCAGGGGCCTCCCCACGGATCGCCGCTGCGCTCGTCGCCGTCGTGATCGTCCAGGGGCTGCTCGGCAAGTGGACCGTCACGCTGCTGCTCAAGCCCGCCATCGTCACCGCCCACCTCCTGGGCGGCCTGACGACCCTGGCCCTGCTCGCGTGGCTCGCCTTGCGCGTTCATGCGCAGCCGCGCGTCGACGTCTCGCGTCGCCTGGCCGGCCTCGCGCGCGCCGCCTTCGTATTGCTGGCCCTCCAGATCGTGCTCGGCGGCTGGACCAGCACCAACTACGCCGCACTCGCCTGCACCGATTTCCCCACCTGCCAAGGCAGCTTCCAGCCCGTGGCCGACTATGCGAACGCCTTCCACGTCGTGCGCGAACTCGGCATGACGGCCGACGGCGAAGCGCTCCCGCTCGCGGCGCTCACCGCCATCCATTGGTCACACCGCATCGGCGCGCTGCTTGCCGGCACCGCGCTGCTGGCGCTCGGCTGCGCCCTGCTGCGCCGGCCCGCGACACGCCGTTTCGGCGTCGTCCTGCTGGCCGCGCTCGCCGCCCAGCTCGCCCTGGGCATCGCCAACGTCACGTCCAGCCTTCCGCTGCCGCTCGCCGTCGCGCACAACGCGGGGGCGGCGGCGCTGGTCATGGTGATGGTCTGGATCAATCACGGCCTGCGCGGGACCCGCCTCCCCGCGCCGGCCGCACAGAGGAGGGCAGGCCATGCCGGCCGCGAAAATTCATACGCCTGA
- the cyoE gene encoding heme o synthase, with translation MPAAKIHTPESHLAGSRLHAFYVLTKPRVNTLIVFCAIIGMFLAVPDGLPPPAVVLAATVGIACVAGAAAAMNCLIEAHIDARMSRTRGRPLPRGEITPRETLAFATALGGTGLALLHQLVNPLTMWLTLATFVGYAVVYTIFLKPRTPQNIVIGGASGAMPPVLGWAAVTGEVSADALLLFLIIFAWTPPHFWSLALYRSADYARAGLPMLPVTHGPEFTRLSVLLYTCILFGVTLLPFATRMSGLVYLIAAVALGGAFLGHAWRLYRDYSDARARRAFRFSILYLFLLFAGLLADHYLRF, from the coding sequence ATGCCGGCCGCGAAAATTCATACGCCTGAATCCCACCTCGCAGGATCGCGCCTGCACGCCTTCTACGTGCTGACCAAGCCGCGCGTCAATACGCTGATCGTCTTCTGCGCCATCATCGGCATGTTCCTCGCCGTCCCCGACGGCCTGCCCCCGCCGGCCGTCGTGCTCGCCGCCACCGTCGGCATCGCCTGTGTCGCCGGCGCCGCGGCGGCAATGAATTGCCTCATCGAAGCGCACATCGACGCCCGCATGAGCCGCACCCGCGGCCGCCCGCTGCCACGCGGCGAAATCACCCCGCGCGAAACGCTCGCCTTCGCCACCGCCCTCGGCGGCACCGGCCTCGCCCTGCTGCACCAGCTCGTCAATCCGCTCACGATGTGGCTCACGCTCGCCACCTTCGTCGGCTACGCGGTCGTCTACACCATCTTCCTCAAGCCGCGCACGCCGCAAAACATCGTCATCGGCGGCGCCTCCGGCGCCATGCCCCCGGTACTCGGCTGGGCTGCCGTCACGGGCGAGGTCAGCGCCGATGCGCTGCTCCTCTTCCTCATCATCTTCGCCTGGACCCCGCCGCATTTCTGGTCCCTCGCGCTCTACCGCAGCGCCGACTACGCACGCGCCGGGCTGCCGATGCTGCCCGTCACCCACGGCCCGGAATTCACGCGCCTGTCGGTGCTGCTGTATACGTGCATCCTCTTCGGCGTCACGCTGCTGCCCTTCGCCACGCGCATGAGCGGGCTCGTTTACCTGATCGCCGCAGTCGCGCTCGGCGGCGCCTTCCTCGGGCACGCCTGGCGCCTGTACCGCGACTACAGCGATGCCCGCGCGCGACGCGCCTTCCGCTTCTCCATCCTGTATCTCTTCTTGCTCTTTGCGGGGCTGCTGGCGGATCATTACCTGCGTTTCTGA
- the rfaE2 gene encoding D-glycero-beta-D-manno-heptose 1-phosphate adenylyltransferase — translation MSYPRPGFEAKICPPDALAARAAALPRPLVFTNGCFDILHRGHVTYLAQARALGAAMVVALNTDASVRRLGKGDDRPVNPLEDRLAVMAALESVDLVTWFDEDTPLARILEARPEVLVKGGDWSVDRIVGAAEVTGWGGRVHSIPFDHDRSTTALLGRIRGT, via the coding sequence ATGAGCTATCCCCGCCCCGGCTTCGAAGCCAAGATCTGCCCTCCGGACGCGCTGGCCGCGCGCGCCGCCGCACTCCCCCGCCCGCTGGTGTTCACGAATGGCTGCTTCGACATCCTGCATCGCGGTCACGTGACTTATCTCGCGCAGGCGCGCGCGCTCGGGGCGGCGATGGTCGTGGCGCTGAACACGGACGCGTCGGTGAGGCGGCTCGGCAAGGGCGACGACCGGCCCGTGAATCCGCTCGAAGACCGCCTCGCGGTCATGGCGGCGCTGGAGAGCGTCGACCTCGTGACGTGGTTCGACGAGGACACCCCGCTGGCGCGCATCCTCGAGGCACGTCCCGAAGTGCTGGTGAAGGGCGGCGACTGGAGCGTGGACCGGATCGTCGGGGCAGCGGAGGTCACCGGCTGGGGCGGCCGCGTGCACTCGATCCCATTCGATCACGACCGTTCGACGACGGCCCTGCTCGGGCGCATCCGCGGCACCTGA